In Kaistella faecalis, a genomic segment contains:
- a CDS encoding PASTA domain-containing protein: MLKSLFHWKVLVNIILAAVVFTGLVWLTFRWLELHTNHGKEIAVPNVMNRSVHDAIKILDDSGLDYEVDSFKYDPKFRPFQVLQIYPSAGSRVKDGRTIMLKVNPRTYAQVSVPDVLDRYKGLAFRQLEQVGLKVGDTIYEPSIQRDAVLRMLYNGTSLKPGSLLPRFSTIDIVIGAGPKRNITVPNLVGLTVQEAKAIIKQNLFEVGLVESEDGKQDESDIVYYQDPAPFDVRDQGMQIDIWASKKTPAEMGGKISELNAIYRIKLQEVEPLSTYPDPPVYREPEPTQEVPRSETPKAETPKTETPKTETPKTSADPKPKTGTSTTPVKPAEKPKAKKVIVE; encoded by the coding sequence ATGCTTAAATCGCTTTTCCACTGGAAAGTCCTGGTTAATATCATTTTGGCGGCTGTAGTTTTCACGGGATTGGTTTGGTTAACATTCCGGTGGCTTGAGCTGCATACCAATCACGGCAAGGAAATCGCGGTACCGAATGTGATGAACAGGTCGGTTCACGATGCCATCAAAATCCTCGATGATTCCGGACTCGATTATGAGGTTGACAGTTTTAAATACGATCCCAAATTCCGCCCTTTCCAGGTGCTGCAGATTTATCCTTCAGCGGGCTCCCGTGTAAAGGACGGCAGAACGATTATGTTGAAAGTTAACCCGAGAACTTATGCACAGGTTTCCGTCCCAGATGTCTTAGACCGATATAAAGGTTTGGCATTCCGACAGTTGGAGCAGGTTGGATTAAAGGTAGGTGATACGATTTACGAACCAAGCATTCAGCGCGATGCGGTACTCAGAATGCTGTACAACGGAACATCCCTGAAACCCGGTTCTTTACTTCCGCGTTTTTCAACAATTGATATCGTGATCGGGGCAGGACCCAAACGAAATATTACCGTTCCCAATTTAGTAGGTTTAACCGTTCAGGAAGCCAAAGCGATCATAAAGCAGAATCTTTTTGAGGTAGGTCTTGTGGAAAGTGAAGACGGCAAACAGGACGAATCCGATATTGTATATTATCAGGATCCGGCTCCGTTTGATGTCCGCGACCAGGGAATGCAGATCGACATCTGGGCGAGCAAAAAAACTCCTGCCGAAATGGGAGGCAAGATTTCTGAACTTAACGCGATATACCGAATCAAACTTCAGGAAGTAGAACCGCTGTCAACCTATCCTGATCCGCCGGTTTACCGTGAACCTGAACCAACACAGGAGGTGCCAAGGAGTGAAACGCCTAAAGCAGAAACACCGAAGACGGAAACTCCAAAAACGGAAACACCGAAGACTTCGGCAGATCCAAAGCCGAAAACCGGCACATCCACCACTCCGGTAAAGCCAGCTGAGAAGCCGAAAGCAAAAAAAGTAATTGTAGAGTAA
- a CDS encoding RluA family pseudouridine synthase, which translates to MSDENDDFLEEDLPGQETGETDDAESAGLYEHLNIKVDRNQEPLRIDKFLFIFRQNSSRNKISQTCRAGNVVVNGTPVKQNYRVKPGDEISVLLAHPPRENIIIPQDIPVNIVYEDDDLVVVDKDPGMVVHPGHGNYTGTLVNALAFHFEKNGQKSDLDRVGLVHRIDKDTSGLLVIAKTEYALSFLAKQFFDRTTKRLYWAFVWGNMPEDEGTITGNIGRHLKNRMQMAVFPDGSFGKHAVTHYKVIERFKYITWVECKLETGRTHQIRAHFKHIGHTLFNDERYEGNVILKGVNLPKYRQFVKNVFEVLPRHALHAHTLGFIHPTTKKEMYFESPMPADMDEAVKKWRNYLEH; encoded by the coding sequence ATGTCCGACGAAAACGACGATTTTTTAGAAGAAGATTTACCCGGCCAGGAAACCGGCGAAACAGATGATGCCGAGTCGGCAGGCCTTTATGAGCACCTGAATATTAAAGTAGACAGGAATCAGGAGCCGCTCCGCATTGATAAGTTTCTGTTCATTTTCCGGCAGAATTCTTCCCGGAACAAGATTTCTCAAACCTGTCGCGCAGGAAACGTAGTCGTGAACGGTACACCGGTAAAGCAGAATTACCGCGTAAAACCCGGTGACGAAATATCAGTGCTTCTGGCTCATCCGCCACGAGAAAATATCATCATTCCTCAGGATATTCCTGTAAACATCGTGTATGAAGATGATGATCTTGTGGTTGTAGACAAAGATCCCGGCATGGTTGTGCATCCCGGTCACGGCAATTATACCGGAACACTGGTTAATGCGCTAGCATTTCATTTTGAAAAAAACGGACAGAAATCTGATCTCGACAGGGTAGGACTTGTGCACAGGATCGACAAAGATACTTCGGGACTTTTGGTTATTGCCAAAACCGAATATGCACTGAGTTTCCTAGCCAAACAGTTTTTCGACCGAACCACCAAAAGATTGTACTGGGCTTTTGTCTGGGGCAATATGCCTGAAGACGAAGGGACCATTACCGGAAATATCGGTAGACACCTGAAAAACAGGATGCAGATGGCTGTTTTCCCTGACGGCAGTTTCGGAAAACATGCGGTCACCCACTACAAGGTGATTGAAAGGTTTAAATACATAACCTGGGTTGAATGCAAACTGGAGACAGGCAGAACCCACCAGATCAGAGCGCATTTTAAACACATCGGTCATACGCTCTTTAATGACGAAAGGTATGAAGGGAATGTGATCCTGAAAGGAGTAAACCTCCCCAAATACAGACAGTTTGTAAAAAATGTTTTCGAGGTTCTGCCGCGACATGCCCTGCATGCCCACACCTTAGGTTTTATACATCCAACCACTAAAAAGGAAATGTACTTCGAAAGTCCTATGCCCGCAGATATGGATGAAGCCGTGAAAAAGTGGAGAAATTATCTGGAACATTAA
- a CDS encoding PorP/SprF family type IX secretion system membrane protein, translating to MRKIYTLFFVLVFFVQYKSQETLPYYQQYLLEGDFLFNPALYGKTDDVVLNLNYQKQFSDFAESPNVQSIGLHANIFDRVGAGLSFFRDQNGPVSSNGIGAGASYFIPIDDDGERKSQFSFGTNVNFYNMNIDLGKLNPQDPGDPTLASDTNSLFLVYANLGMAVTFRNFFAGVSVNDIALTNDIPIVNGIEPEPTKFILNAGYDYYLTEQFYVSPSVLMNFNTNSSRITDMNLMATILGDENSFSAGASFRTSKNQFGSQNLGISPILKATVNNFFFGASYNFGLSDIQQYAGSSFMLSVGYNIENFINTRGYRY from the coding sequence ATGAGAAAAATATATACGTTATTTTTCGTTTTAGTGTTTTTTGTTCAGTACAAAAGCCAGGAAACGCTCCCTTATTATCAGCAGTACCTGCTCGAAGGCGATTTCCTTTTTAATCCTGCGCTTTATGGCAAAACCGACGATGTGGTGTTGAATTTAAATTATCAGAAACAGTTTTCTGATTTTGCGGAGTCACCAAATGTACAGTCCATCGGGCTGCACGCCAATATCTTCGACCGTGTTGGCGCCGGACTTTCGTTTTTCCGCGACCAGAACGGTCCGGTTTCCTCGAACGGAATCGGCGCCGGAGCTTCTTATTTTATTCCTATTGATGACGATGGCGAAAGAAAAAGCCAGTTCTCTTTTGGCACGAACGTGAATTTCTATAATATGAACATCGATCTCGGGAAACTGAATCCTCAGGATCCGGGAGATCCCACGCTGGCTTCAGATACCAACAGTCTTTTTCTCGTGTATGCGAATCTGGGGATGGCAGTGACTTTCCGTAATTTCTTTGCCGGAGTCTCCGTAAATGATATTGCGTTGACCAATGATATTCCTATCGTTAACGGCATTGAGCCGGAACCGACTAAATTTATCCTGAATGCCGGCTATGATTACTATCTTACCGAGCAGTTTTATGTATCTCCATCGGTGCTGATGAATTTCAATACCAATTCATCCAGAATCACCGATATGAATTTAATGGCGACCATTTTGGGCGACGAAAATTCGTTTTCTGCCGGAGCAAGTTTCAGAACGTCAAAGAACCAGTTCGGAAGCCAGAATCTGGGAATTTCGCCCATCCTGAAAGCGACCGTAAACAATTTCTTTTTTGGCGCAAGTTATAATTTCGGACTGTCCGATATACAGCAGTATGCCGGCAGCAGTTTTATGCTGAGCGTTGGGTATAATATCGAAAACTTTATCAATACGAGAGGGTACAGGTATTAG
- the hemW gene encoding radical SAM family heme chaperone HemW, whose product MIYLHIPFCKQKCSYCNFHFSTSLNFKEEMIGSIKKEIFLRKDELQDKNLKSLYFGGGTPSILKVDELKSIIDEVLKYFSFNEDIEITLEANPDDLDQSFLKELSHTEINRLSIGTQSFFNEDLMLMNRAHNAGEAESSIKRAQDFGFENISIDLIYGSPTSNFEMWKENLAKTIALQVPHVSSYALTVEPKTALNQWIKQQKIAAPKEAEQNREFYYMSDFLKDHGFDHYEISNFGKLGFHSRHNSAYWKSHEYLGIGPSAHSYNGSTKRSWNVANNKLYINALEKNTVPGESEILSEADQFNEMLMIGLRTVWGVDLNVLNEKFSEEVLAHLQKEIQFKLGEGLLIIENSHLKIPEKHWFMADGIASDLFVV is encoded by the coding sequence ATGATCTACCTCCATATTCCGTTCTGCAAGCAGAAATGCAGTTACTGTAATTTTCATTTTTCCACTTCTTTGAATTTTAAGGAAGAGATGATTGGCTCGATTAAAAAGGAAATATTTCTCCGCAAAGACGAGTTGCAGGACAAAAATCTTAAATCTCTTTATTTTGGCGGCGGCACTCCTTCAATCCTGAAAGTGGATGAACTGAAATCAATCATTGATGAGGTTCTGAAATATTTCAGTTTTAATGAAGATATCGAGATTACCCTGGAAGCCAATCCGGACGATCTTGACCAGTCATTTTTAAAGGAACTTTCACATACTGAAATCAACCGCCTGTCGATCGGAACCCAAAGTTTCTTTAATGAAGATCTTATGCTCATGAACCGTGCGCATAACGCCGGAGAAGCGGAATCCTCCATCAAACGGGCTCAGGATTTCGGATTCGAAAACATCAGTATTGACCTGATTTATGGGTCCCCAACCTCGAATTTTGAGATGTGGAAAGAAAATCTCGCCAAAACCATTGCACTTCAGGTTCCGCATGTCTCGTCCTATGCGTTAACAGTGGAACCGAAAACAGCCCTGAACCAGTGGATTAAACAGCAAAAAATTGCTGCTCCGAAAGAAGCCGAACAGAACCGCGAATTTTATTATATGTCGGATTTTCTGAAAGATCATGGTTTCGATCATTATGAAATTTCGAATTTCGGGAAACTAGGTTTTCATTCCCGGCACAATTCCGCCTATTGGAAATCACATGAATATTTAGGAATCGGCCCTTCTGCCCATTCGTACAATGGCAGCACCAAAAGAAGCTGGAATGTCGCCAACAATAAACTGTATATCAATGCTCTGGAAAAAAATACGGTTCCGGGAGAAAGCGAGATTTTATCGGAAGCCGATCAGTTCAATGAAATGCTGATGATTGGTTTAAGAACGGTTTGGGGCGTTGATCTCAATGTTTTAAATGAAAAATTCAGTGAAGAAGTTCTGGCGCATCTACAGAAAGAAATTCAGTTTAAACTCGGAGAAGGACTTTTAATCATAGAAAACAGCCACCTGAAAATTCCTGAAAAACACTGGTTTATGGCCGATGGGATTGCCTCGGATTTGTTTGTGGTGTAG
- the murI gene encoding glutamate racemase produces the protein MKKKKQDFSHLSAKQPIGIFDSGVGGLTVAKEIKRLLPHEDLIYFGDTKHLPYGEKSREAIVGYSTKITSFLLEKNCKAIVIACNSATANALKEVLDLVDERVPVIDVINPVAEKVSYEIHNNVGVIATKATVNSGLYKKSIRKHNKFIKVDELATPLLVPAIEEGFKNHPITHSIIYNYLSNSKLKNIETLILGCTHYPLLIDEIRQYYGNRVRVIDSPSIVANQLKMILEKHHLLNDKNPDPKYQFYLSDLTKNFEKISKKFFGNSIELELKAL, from the coding sequence TTGAAAAAGAAAAAACAGGATTTCAGTCATCTTTCCGCAAAACAGCCTATTGGGATTTTCGATTCCGGTGTGGGAGGTTTGACGGTTGCTAAGGAAATCAAGAGACTTTTACCTCACGAGGATCTTATCTATTTCGGTGATACCAAACACCTTCCGTACGGAGAAAAATCCAGGGAAGCAATCGTAGGTTATTCCACCAAAATCACCAGCTTTCTTCTGGAGAAAAACTGCAAAGCGATCGTAATTGCCTGCAATTCTGCCACCGCCAATGCCTTAAAAGAGGTGCTTGACCTGGTTGACGAAAGGGTTCCGGTCATCGATGTGATCAATCCTGTAGCGGAAAAAGTGTCCTATGAAATTCACAACAATGTGGGTGTGATTGCTACGAAAGCGACTGTGAATTCAGGGCTTTATAAAAAATCAATCCGCAAGCACAATAAATTTATTAAAGTAGACGAACTGGCGACGCCGCTTCTGGTGCCGGCGATTGAGGAAGGTTTTAAAAACCATCCGATTACGCATTCCATCATTTATAACTACCTCAGCAACAGCAAGCTGAAGAATATTGAGACTTTAATTCTGGGCTGTACGCATTATCCGCTTCTGATTGACGAAATCCGTCAGTATTACGGAAACCGCGTGAGGGTCATCGATTCACCGAGTATTGTTGCGAACCAATTAAAGATGATTCTGGAAAAACACCATTTGCTGAATGATAAAAATCCGGATCCAAAATACCAGTTCTACCTTTCGGATCTTACCAAAAATTTCGAGAAGATCTCAAAGAAATTCTTCGGAAATTCGATTGAACTGGAGTTGAAGGCGCTTTGA
- the rsmD gene encoding 16S rRNA (guanine(966)-N(2))-methyltransferase RsmD yields MQPQTNTQQPTMYRIISGKWKSKRISAPKNFEVRPTTDFAKEALFSIIENRFDLDIASSSVLDLFAGIGSISLEFASRGCNDVNSVEMNAKHSGFIHSTAAELEMSMQVKVNRGDVFEFLKKNRNRKSYEIVVADPPFDMEEKKYEELISLVLNNNYVKENGVFILEHQSRMKLQHPNLLDTRKYGNVSFSFFKPYEKENESLEEENI; encoded by the coding sequence ATCCAACCGCAAACCAACACTCAACAACCAACCATGTATAGAATTATATCCGGAAAATGGAAATCCAAAAGAATTTCCGCACCCAAAAATTTTGAAGTAAGACCTACCACCGATTTTGCAAAGGAAGCACTCTTCAGCATTATTGAAAACCGATTTGACCTTGATATCGCATCAAGTTCAGTGCTTGATCTGTTTGCCGGAATAGGCTCAATATCACTTGAATTTGCGTCCAGAGGCTGTAATGACGTGAATTCCGTAGAAATGAACGCGAAACACTCGGGATTTATTCATTCCACCGCTGCAGAGTTGGAAATGTCGATGCAGGTTAAAGTAAACCGGGGAGACGTTTTTGAATTCTTAAAAAAGAACCGAAACCGTAAATCGTATGAGATTGTCGTGGCTGACCCACCTTTTGATATGGAGGAAAAAAAATATGAAGAACTGATTTCTCTGGTGCTGAACAATAATTATGTGAAGGAAAACGGTGTTTTCATTCTTGAGCACCAAAGCCGCATGAAGCTTCAGCACCCGAACTTACTCGACACGAGAAAATACGGAAATGTAAGTTTTTCTTTCTTTAAACCGTACGAGAAAGAAAACGAAAGTTTGGAGGAGGAAAATATCTAG
- a CDS encoding DUF3822 family protein: MQKLALLFTKDGLQYQISKNKTVLEEHSFFADEESPEEAISGKLKEILAQKNISEITTFSAINHFMVMPQGFSEHGLGYDLIAFNAPVDRENEELMLAVNKKSGVQFYYTFPKKYYGQIKEQKIPTKFNFSGEKFLSTLNIRNQKEIHINLYHHQCEFFAFDQKKMVLYNNLDVNSEVDFLYFIMFTLSKIGFGINETHFFVYGETTENETFITELRKFVKHLKIVFDNIPKRNFVMNAG; this comes from the coding sequence ATGCAGAAACTTGCTCTACTTTTCACCAAAGACGGCTTGCAGTACCAGATTTCCAAAAACAAAACCGTTTTAGAGGAACATTCCTTTTTTGCGGATGAAGAAAGTCCTGAAGAAGCGATTTCCGGAAAACTGAAGGAAATCCTTGCCCAGAAGAACATCAGCGAAATCACCACATTTTCGGCGATTAACCATTTCATGGTTATGCCTCAGGGATTTTCAGAACACGGTCTGGGTTACGATTTAATTGCTTTCAATGCGCCTGTAGACAGAGAAAATGAGGAACTGATGCTTGCTGTCAACAAAAAATCAGGAGTTCAGTTTTATTATACCTTTCCTAAAAAATATTACGGGCAGATCAAAGAACAGAAGATTCCCACGAAATTTAATTTCTCCGGAGAAAAGTTCCTGAGTACATTGAATATCCGTAATCAGAAGGAAATACATATCAACCTTTATCATCACCAATGCGAGTTTTTCGCCTTCGACCAGAAGAAAATGGTGCTGTACAACAATCTGGACGTGAATTCCGAAGTTGATTTTCTTTATTTCATCATGTTCACCTTAAGCAAAATCGGTTTCGGAATCAATGAAACGCACTTTTTCGTGTACGGTGAAACCACAGAAAACGAGACTTTCATTACGGAACTCAGAAAATTCGTAAAGCATCTGAAGATTGTTTTTGATAACATCCCGAAGAGGAATTTTGTAATGAACGCCGGCTAA
- a CDS encoding DUF6370 family protein, with translation MKNLLVIFLMSLGISISSQTNQQKTQVVEAACGQCQFKMQGKKGCDLAVRIGGKSYFVEGTKIDDHGDAHSKEGFCNAVRKAEVSGEVKDGKFVATSFKLLPTEKK, from the coding sequence ATGAAAAATCTTCTTGTCATTTTCCTTATGTCGTTAGGAATCAGCATCAGTTCGCAAACAAACCAACAGAAAACCCAGGTGGTGGAAGCTGCGTGCGGACAATGCCAGTTTAAGATGCAGGGGAAAAAAGGCTGTGACCTTGCTGTAAGAATTGGTGGGAAATCTTATTTTGTTGAAGGCACAAAAATCGATGACCATGGCGACGCCCATTCGAAAGAAGGATTTTGCAACGCGGTCCGAAAAGCTGAAGTTAGTGGCGAGGTAAAGGACGGAAAATTTGTAGCAACTTCTTTTAAACTGCTGCCGACGGAGAAAAAGTGA
- a CDS encoding Smr/MutS family protein, with protein MKIGDKISVIDDNLKGTITSVKGAVIVFRDEHGFTHQERKEKVVLQNPEIYENVATVRKAEAAKPLSKKHNRKHMVLDLHFENLVKNPSDYNAFERIFLQKEKLEETIAFCRTNNLKKLEIIHGIGDGVLQRMVHDYLVGQTNLEFDDYDFFYHQRGSVMVTLR; from the coding sequence ATGAAAATAGGCGATAAAATATCGGTCATTGATGACAATCTTAAAGGCACCATTACTTCTGTAAAAGGAGCAGTGATCGTTTTCAGGGACGAACACGGCTTTACGCATCAGGAACGTAAGGAAAAAGTCGTGCTTCAGAATCCGGAGATTTACGAAAACGTGGCAACAGTTCGCAAAGCGGAGGCCGCGAAACCGCTCTCCAAAAAACATAACAGAAAGCACATGGTACTTGATCTGCATTTCGAAAATCTCGTAAAAAACCCTTCAGATTATAATGCGTTTGAACGGATCTTCCTGCAGAAGGAAAAACTGGAGGAGACCATCGCATTCTGCAGGACCAACAACCTCAAGAAACTGGAAATCATCCACGGCATTGGTGACGGAGTGTTACAGCGTATGGTACACGATTACCTTGTCGGACAAACAAATCTGGAATTTGATGACTATGATTTTTTCTATCATCAGCGTGGAAGTGTGATGGTGACGCTGCGGTGA
- the glyA gene encoding serine hydroxymethyltransferase: MDPIFDLIEQERQRQTHGIELIASENFVSDNVMKAMGSVLTNKYAEGYPGRRYYGGCEVVDEVETLAIERAKELFGVEYANVQPHSGSQANAAIYLSVLKPGDKILGLDLSMGGHLTHGSFVNFSGIQYNANFYGVDRESGLIDYEAMRQKALEVKPKMMIAGYSAYSRDIDFKKFREVADEVGATLWADIAHPAGLIAKGLLSSPFEHCHVVTTTTHKTLRGPRGGLIMMGKDFENTYGHKTPKGETKLMSAVLDSAVFPGIQGGPLEHVIAAKAVAFAEAIDPKFETYAKQVVANARALANAMLDNGFDIVSGGTDNHLMLVDLRNKNVNGKETEKALVKADITCNKNMVPFDDKSAFTTSGIRLGTAAITTRGLREDDMAIIAGLINDVVMNLKDETVIAGVRKKVNELMDSKPLFQY, from the coding sequence ATGGATCCAATTTTTGACCTTATCGAACAGGAAAGACAAAGACAAACGCACGGAATTGAACTTATTGCCTCAGAAAACTTCGTTTCAGATAACGTGATGAAGGCTATGGGCAGTGTCCTCACCAACAAATATGCGGAAGGCTATCCGGGCAGACGCTATTACGGCGGCTGCGAAGTGGTGGACGAAGTGGAAACGCTGGCCATCGAACGTGCAAAAGAGCTTTTCGGCGTAGAATATGCGAATGTTCAGCCTCATTCCGGTTCTCAGGCCAATGCTGCGATCTATCTTTCCGTTCTTAAGCCTGGTGATAAAATTTTAGGGCTTGATCTTTCAATGGGCGGACACCTTACCCACGGTTCTTTCGTTAACTTTTCAGGAATCCAGTACAACGCGAATTTTTATGGCGTAGACCGTGAAAGCGGACTGATTGATTACGAAGCCATGCGGCAGAAAGCTTTGGAAGTAAAACCTAAAATGATGATTGCTGGTTATTCTGCGTATTCCAGAGATATTGATTTTAAGAAATTCCGTGAAGTGGCAGATGAGGTAGGTGCGACACTTTGGGCTGATATCGCGCATCCGGCAGGATTGATTGCAAAAGGGCTTCTCAGTTCGCCTTTCGAACACTGTCATGTGGTAACAACCACCACCCATAAAACCCTTAGAGGTCCAAGAGGCGGTCTTATTATGATGGGCAAAGATTTTGAAAATACTTACGGACACAAAACTCCCAAAGGCGAAACCAAACTCATGAGCGCGGTGCTCGACAGTGCAGTGTTCCCGGGGATTCAGGGCGGTCCGCTCGAGCATGTTATCGCTGCAAAAGCTGTGGCTTTCGCCGAAGCTATTGATCCTAAATTTGAAACCTACGCCAAACAGGTTGTCGCCAATGCCCGTGCTTTGGCCAACGCCATGTTGGATAATGGATTCGATATCGTAAGCGGAGGTACCGACAATCACCTGATGCTGGTAGACCTCAGAAACAAAAACGTAAACGGCAAGGAAACTGAAAAAGCGCTGGTAAAAGCCGACATCACCTGTAATAAAAATATGGTGCCTTTCGATGATAAGTCAGCGTTCACCACTTCCGGAATCCGTCTCGGTACTGCAGCCATCACCACCCGAGGTCTCAGGGAAGACGATATGGCCATCATTGCAGGACTCATCAACGACGTCGTAATGAATCTTAAAGACGAAACCGTAATCGCCGGTGTCCGCAAAAAAGTGAATGAACTGATGGATTCGAAGCCGCTGTTTCAGTACTAA
- a CDS encoding four helix bundle protein: MPVWRNAMDIAVEVFTISAAPPRKEDYALTSQIHRSAESISSNISEGFGRGGDKEKGDVLQVRARFCERD; encoded by the coding sequence ATGCCGGTGTGGAGGAATGCAATGGATATTGCAGTGGAAGTATTCACTATTTCAGCGGCGCCTCCCAGAAAAGAAGATTACGCCCTAACATCTCAAATCCATAGATCCGCTGAAAGTATTTCCTCCAACATTTCTGAAGGCTTCGGACGGGGCGGTGATAAGGAAAAAGGTGATGTTTTACAGGTTCGCGCGCGGTTCTGCGAACGAGACTAA
- a CDS encoding four helix bundle protein: MFYRFARGSANETKNHLIYGVRVLYFEEQESLAIIAKVEDLVYELNKIIKTLENKQK; encoded by the coding sequence ATGTTTTACAGGTTCGCGCGCGGTTCTGCGAACGAGACTAAAAATCATCTCATTTATGGTGTGCGGGTACTGTATTTCGAAGAACAGGAGTCATTGGCTATTATCGCTAAGGTTGAAGATCTGGTATATGAACTTAATAAAATCATCAAAACTCTGGAGAATAAACAAAAATAG
- a CDS encoding regulatory protein RecX: MEHKSYTFLEIKQKIAAYCSYQDRCHQEVEQKMRDFLLIPEAKEEILLYLMRENFLNEERFTRSYIRGKFYIKSWGRNKIRNHLKFKGVPEKLINNCLNEIDDADYEKTLLKIYEQYYSRQTGNEYQKKSKTVKYLLGRGFEYEEILKVSG, encoded by the coding sequence TTGGAACACAAATCTTACACTTTCCTGGAAATCAAACAGAAAATAGCGGCGTACTGCAGCTATCAGGACCGCTGTCACCAGGAGGTAGAGCAGAAAATGCGTGATTTCCTGCTTATTCCGGAAGCTAAGGAAGAGATTCTCCTGTACCTCATGCGGGAGAATTTTCTGAATGAGGAGCGCTTCACCCGAAGCTATATCCGCGGCAAATTCTATATCAAATCCTGGGGACGCAATAAGATCCGGAATCACCTTAAGTTTAAAGGCGTTCCGGAGAAACTCATTAACAACTGTCTTAATGAAATTGATGATGCGGATTATGAAAAAACACTGCTGAAAATCTATGAACAGTATTACTCACGCCAGACCGGCAACGAATACCAGAAGAAATCGAAAACGGTAAAATACCTGCTTGGGCGTGGTTTTGAGTACGAGGAGATTCTCAAGGTGAGTGGGTGA
- a CDS encoding outer membrane beta-barrel protein, translating to MKKISTVLAIFFALTIGAQSFKYGVTGNIHRGSIVGVHDRSVGKYGGGLGVFAEIPLVENDVFDSAWLYIVPQIEYSMQGENAKVNVDRFGVQKYHYDYAAMQVYLKWFFHKGNMKRDVFLFAGPRIEYMVRQKETVDPAYDVIHYKLNLDDEVNKFGYGVSFGAGLKITQQWSAFLRYDRGFSKVYPNNDRNNTYNRLIALGVNYYLNENWW from the coding sequence ATGAAAAAAATAAGTACAGTTCTTGCCATATTCTTTGCGCTAACCATTGGTGCACAATCATTTAAATATGGGGTTACCGGGAACATTCACAGGGGTTCTATTGTAGGAGTACATGACCGTTCTGTAGGGAAGTATGGAGGCGGATTAGGGGTTTTTGCAGAGATTCCGCTTGTAGAGAATGACGTTTTCGATTCGGCATGGCTTTATATTGTACCACAGATTGAATACAGCATGCAGGGCGAAAACGCAAAAGTGAATGTAGACCGCTTTGGAGTACAGAAATACCACTATGATTATGCCGCGATGCAGGTCTATCTCAAGTGGTTTTTTCATAAAGGAAACATGAAAAGGGATGTCTTTCTCTTTGCCGGACCCCGCATTGAGTATATGGTGAGACAGAAAGAAACTGTGGACCCTGCCTATGACGTCATTCATTATAAACTAAATCTTGATGACGAGGTGAATAAATTCGGATATGGCGTGTCTTTTGGAGCGGGTCTTAAGATCACCCAACAGTGGTCTGCTTTTCTACGATACGACCGTGGGTTCAGCAAGGTGTACCCTAATAATGACCGCAACAATACCTACAACCGTCTTATCGCGCTTGGAGTCAACTATTACCTGAATGAAAACTGGTGGTAA